Proteins encoded by one window of Anomalospiza imberbis isolate Cuckoo-Finch-1a 21T00152 chromosome 20, ASM3175350v1, whole genome shotgun sequence:
- the TEKT1 gene encoding tektin-1 isoform X1 produces MARLLQDPSKFHPSEWYTANRIQHVSTESQKSRSECMIAESWRLVDEIEKTTQKTQSDVNKKLEQRREEIKFWKQELDNKLEQIVHETEILLIFKNRLERALEGCREPLGIAQKCLLYRQRRVGIDLVHDEVEQELLKEAEVIQGVIALLERTLEQTNEQIRQNRSAKYNLDMDLKDKFTALMIDDYCASLTNDTPHIIYVDNAMKLEGNFVSPEDWIDFSNINFEKADKQRNNSLALKALINSILSQTANDMRKQCEMVNNAFRNRVKEVKDAKHKLETLLAMVMDETAAQEKNIAALKKAIADKEGPIKVAQTRLEARNHRPNVELCYDAVHSSLMSEVQEITKNIQRQVEMMQEENLWYWLI; encoded by the exons ATGGCCAGACTGTTGCAAGATCCATCTAAATTTCATCCCTCAGAATGGTACACTGCAAACAGAATTCAGCATGTCAGTACAGAGTCCCAGAAATCCAGGTCAGAATGCATGATAGCTGAGAGTTGGAGGCTGGTGGATGAAATAGAAAAGACaactcaaaaaacccaaagcgATGTCAACAAGAAATTAG AACAGAGAcgggaagaaataaaattctggAAGCAAGAATTAGATAACAAGCTAGAACAAATTGTTCATGAGACAGAGATACTGTTGATTTTCAAGAACAGACTGGAGAGAGCTTTGGAGGGCTGCAGAGAGCCCCTTGGCATTGCCCAAAAGTGTCTCCTGTACAG GCAGAGGCGAGTTGGGATTGACTTGGTGCATGATGAAGTGGAACAGGAACTGCTGAAGGAAGCAGAAGTCATCCAGGGGGTTATTGCTTTACTTGAACGTACATTGGAACAAACAAATGAGCAAATCAG ACAAAATCGTTCAGCAAAATACAACCTGGACATGGATCTGAAGGACAAATTCACAGCTTTGATGATTGATGATTACTGTGCTAGCTTGACAAACGACACTCCTCATATTATATATGTTGATAATGCAATGAAACTAGAAGGAAA TTTTGTTAGCCCTGAGGACTGGATAGATTTCTCAAACATAAATTTTGAAAAAGCTGACAAGCAGCGAAACAATTCTTTGGCACTGAAGGCACTAATCAATAGCATCCTCTCACAGACAGCAAATGACATGCGCAAGCAATGTGAGATGGTGAATAATGCTTTTAGAAATAGGGTGAAGGAAGTCAAGGATGCCAAGCACAAGCTAGAGACACTTCTTGCAATG GTGATGGATGAGACTGCCGCACAGGAGAAGAACATTGCAGCCTTAAAGAAAGCAATTGCTGATAAGGAAGGACCCATAAAAGTGGCTCAAACCCGCTTGGAAGCGAGGAACCATCGCCCCAATGTGGAACTCTGCTATGATGCAGTGCACAGCAGCCTGATGAGTGAAGTTCAAGAGATTACCAAAAATATTCAAAGGCAAGTGGAAATGATGCAAGAGGAAAATCTGTGGTATTGGTTAATTTAA
- the PIMREG gene encoding protein PIMREG isoform X3, giving the protein MASVLQNVKATVAWRKHRLIADLNENESPVPDKFKRRASLSSLNTIRMSLRKRVPLKQVKLNFHKTPAKESLEPRQRCQTLQTIKRTAKYAFGTMSQKIQKSCQSPVRSMVTFPAESISRSCVTSSTKKRTGTPRTPCYKSVTPAASSKDTPRSSKRALLGPTRVSEHREWRDFSSWLGKNGVSLRRSRRAAALKSPYSSPAPSSRKMQQAISNYYLMAQNSQSVHRSLKPSQAIRRQAKKLHQALGT; this is encoded by the exons ATGGCATCTGTGCTCCAAAATGTCAAAGCAACAGTGGCGTGGCGGAAACACCGGCTCATAGCTGACCTTAATGAGAATGAGAGTCCTGTGCCTGACAAATTCAAGAGAAGGGCCTCTCTGAGTTCTCTCAATACTATTCGCATGTCTTTAAGGAAACGGGTACCATTAAAGCAAGTCAAGCTGAATTTTCATAAAACCCCAGCTAAGGAAAGTCTGGAACCAAGGCAGAGGTGCCAAACTCTTCAGACTATTAAAAGAACagcaaaatatgcttttggaacCATGTCCCAG aaaatacagaagtCTTGCCAAAGCCCAGTACGCTCAATGGTGACCTTTCCAGCTGAATCGATCAGCAGAAGCTGTGTGACCAGTTCTACCAAAAAAAGAACTGGTACGCCTCGAACACCTTGCTATAAGAGTGTTACTCCAGCAGCCAGTTCCAAAGACACTCCAAGGTCCAGCAAAAGGGCCTTGCTTGGGCCAACAAGGGTGTCAGAACATAGAGAATGGAGGGATTTCTCATCTTGGCTTGGAAAAAATGGTGTCTCTCTCCGGAGAtccagaagagcagcagcactgaagaGCCCTTATTCAtctcctgctccttccagcaGAAAGAT GCAACAAGCAATATCAAACTACTATCTAATGGCACAAAACTCACAGTCTGTACATCGATCCCTGAAACCATCTCAAGCTATCAGAAGACAAGCAAAGAAACTCCACCAAGCACTTGGTACCTAG
- the PIMREG gene encoding protein PIMREG isoform X2, which yields MASVLQNVKATVAWRKHRLIADLNENESPVPDKFKRRASLSSLNTIRMSLRKRVPLKQVKLNFHKTPAKESLEPRQRCQTLQTIKRTAKYAFGTMSQKIQKSCQSPVRSMVTFPAESISRSCVTSSTKKRTGTPRTPCYKSVTPAASSKDTPRSSKRALLGPTRVSEHREWRDFSSWLGKNGVSLRRSRRAAALKSPYSSPAPSSRKIDFDCELELVSSGICQLKRISQAFDDAIEKEESDMTVSLIRN from the exons ATGGCATCTGTGCTCCAAAATGTCAAAGCAACAGTGGCGTGGCGGAAACACCGGCTCATAGCTGACCTTAATGAGAATGAGAGTCCTGTGCCTGACAAATTCAAGAGAAGGGCCTCTCTGAGTTCTCTCAATACTATTCGCATGTCTTTAAGGAAACGGGTACCATTAAAGCAAGTCAAGCTGAATTTTCATAAAACCCCAGCTAAGGAAAGTCTGGAACCAAGGCAGAGGTGCCAAACTCTTCAGACTATTAAAAGAACagcaaaatatgcttttggaacCATGTCCCAG aaaatacagaagtCTTGCCAAAGCCCAGTACGCTCAATGGTGACCTTTCCAGCTGAATCGATCAGCAGAAGCTGTGTGACCAGTTCTACCAAAAAAAGAACTGGTACGCCTCGAACACCTTGCTATAAGAGTGTTACTCCAGCAGCCAGTTCCAAAGACACTCCAAGGTCCAGCAAAAGGGCCTTGCTTGGGCCAACAAGGGTGTCAGAACATAGAGAATGGAGGGATTTCTCATCTTGGCTTGGAAAAAATGGTGTCTCTCTCCGGAGAtccagaagagcagcagcactgaagaGCCCTTATTCAtctcctgctccttccagcaGAAAGAT AGACTTTGACTGCGAGCTGGAACTGGTCTCCTCAGGGATTTGCCAATTGAAGCGGATCTCCCAAGCATTTGATGATGCCATTGAGAAAGAGGAGAG TGATATGACAGTTTCTCTCATTCGTAACTGA
- the TEKT1 gene encoding tektin-1 isoform X2, producing MNGFVVPCSKNSPALYPETFLIAMARLLQDPSKFHPSEWYTANRIQHVSTESQKSRSECMIAESWRLVDEIEKTTQKTQSDVNKKLEQRREEIKFWKQELDNKLEQIVHETEILLIFKNRLERALEGCREPLGIAQKCLLYRQRRVGIDLVHDEVEQELLKEAEVIQGVIALLERTLEQTNEQIRQNRSAKYNLDMDLKDKFTALMIDDYCASLTNDTPHIIYVDNAMKLEGNFVSPEDWIDFSNINFEKADKQRNNSLALKALINSILSQTANDMRKQCEMVNNAFRNRVKEVKDAKHKLETLLAMVMDETAAQEKNIAALKKAIADKEGPIKVAQTRLEARNHRPNVELCYDAVHSSLMSEVQEITKNIQRLKDALAQAETELKGLSRRQLSLEEEIKVKENTLYIDEVLCMQMRESVCINIY from the exons ATGAATGGATTTGTG GTTCCCTGTTCAAAGAACTCACCTGCATTATATCCAGAAACTTTCCTAATAGCAATGGCCAGACTGTTGCAAGATCCATCTAAATTTCATCCCTCAGAATGGTACACTGCAAACAGAATTCAGCATGTCAGTACAGAGTCCCAGAAATCCAGGTCAGAATGCATGATAGCTGAGAGTTGGAGGCTGGTGGATGAAATAGAAAAGACaactcaaaaaacccaaagcgATGTCAACAAGAAATTAG AACAGAGAcgggaagaaataaaattctggAAGCAAGAATTAGATAACAAGCTAGAACAAATTGTTCATGAGACAGAGATACTGTTGATTTTCAAGAACAGACTGGAGAGAGCTTTGGAGGGCTGCAGAGAGCCCCTTGGCATTGCCCAAAAGTGTCTCCTGTACAG GCAGAGGCGAGTTGGGATTGACTTGGTGCATGATGAAGTGGAACAGGAACTGCTGAAGGAAGCAGAAGTCATCCAGGGGGTTATTGCTTTACTTGAACGTACATTGGAACAAACAAATGAGCAAATCAG ACAAAATCGTTCAGCAAAATACAACCTGGACATGGATCTGAAGGACAAATTCACAGCTTTGATGATTGATGATTACTGTGCTAGCTTGACAAACGACACTCCTCATATTATATATGTTGATAATGCAATGAAACTAGAAGGAAA TTTTGTTAGCCCTGAGGACTGGATAGATTTCTCAAACATAAATTTTGAAAAAGCTGACAAGCAGCGAAACAATTCTTTGGCACTGAAGGCACTAATCAATAGCATCCTCTCACAGACAGCAAATGACATGCGCAAGCAATGTGAGATGGTGAATAATGCTTTTAGAAATAGGGTGAAGGAAGTCAAGGATGCCAAGCACAAGCTAGAGACACTTCTTGCAATG GTGATGGATGAGACTGCCGCACAGGAGAAGAACATTGCAGCCTTAAAGAAAGCAATTGCTGATAAGGAAGGACCCATAAAAGTGGCTCAAACCCGCTTGGAAGCGAGGAACCATCGCCCCAATGTGGAACTCTGCTATGATGCAGTGCACAGCAGCCTGATGAGTGAAGTTCAAGAGATTACCAAAAATATTCAAAG ATTAAAGGATGCATTGGCACAGGCTGAGACAGAGCTGAAAGGCCTGAGCCGCCGACAGCTTTCCTTGGAGGAAGAGATCAAGGTCAAGGAGAACACGCTGTACATTGATGAAGTGCTGTGCATGCAAATGAGAGAGTCTGTTTGCATAAACATTTACTGA
- the PIMREG gene encoding protein PIMREG isoform X1 gives MASVLQNVKATVAWRKHRLIADLNENESPVPDKFKRRASLSSLNTIRMSLRKRVPLKQVKLNFHKTPAKESLEPRQRCQTLQTIKRTAKYAFGTMSQKIQKSCQSPVRSMVTFPAESISRSCVTSSTKKRTGTPRTPCYKSVTPAASSKDTPRSSKRALLGPTRVSEHREWRDFSSWLGKNGVSLRRSRRAAALKSPYSSPAPSSRKIDFDCELELVSSGICQLKRISQAFDDAIEKEERQQAISNYYLMAQNSQSVHRSLKPSQAIRRQAKKLHQALGT, from the exons ATGGCATCTGTGCTCCAAAATGTCAAAGCAACAGTGGCGTGGCGGAAACACCGGCTCATAGCTGACCTTAATGAGAATGAGAGTCCTGTGCCTGACAAATTCAAGAGAAGGGCCTCTCTGAGTTCTCTCAATACTATTCGCATGTCTTTAAGGAAACGGGTACCATTAAAGCAAGTCAAGCTGAATTTTCATAAAACCCCAGCTAAGGAAAGTCTGGAACCAAGGCAGAGGTGCCAAACTCTTCAGACTATTAAAAGAACagcaaaatatgcttttggaacCATGTCCCAG aaaatacagaagtCTTGCCAAAGCCCAGTACGCTCAATGGTGACCTTTCCAGCTGAATCGATCAGCAGAAGCTGTGTGACCAGTTCTACCAAAAAAAGAACTGGTACGCCTCGAACACCTTGCTATAAGAGTGTTACTCCAGCAGCCAGTTCCAAAGACACTCCAAGGTCCAGCAAAAGGGCCTTGCTTGGGCCAACAAGGGTGTCAGAACATAGAGAATGGAGGGATTTCTCATCTTGGCTTGGAAAAAATGGTGTCTCTCTCCGGAGAtccagaagagcagcagcactgaagaGCCCTTATTCAtctcctgctccttccagcaGAAAGAT AGACTTTGACTGCGAGCTGGAACTGGTCTCCTCAGGGATTTGCCAATTGAAGCGGATCTCCCAAGCATTTGATGATGCCATTGAGAAAGAGGAGAG GCAACAAGCAATATCAAACTACTATCTAATGGCACAAAACTCACAGTCTGTACATCGATCCCTGAAACCATCTCAAGCTATCAGAAGACAAGCAAAGAAACTCCACCAAGCACTTGGTACCTAG